In Paramormyrops kingsleyae isolate MSU_618 chromosome 13, PKINGS_0.4, whole genome shotgun sequence, a single window of DNA contains:
- the LOC111859201 gene encoding C-C motif chemokine 3-like: MQLCLYIRQSRGASQTRLSSSLSSSTRLLLSLSVHLFPSASASIQLRSSEGTMKTLSAVLFLVLLCSVQLVYSSNAPGLAASCCADYYNKRVPLNQIVSFYETSSSCPQKGLVFVTNRNRSFCVNPEEAWVSTHVSKLDNRKTTD, translated from the exons ATGCAGCTCTGCCTCTATATAAGACAGAGCAGAGGTGCCTCTCAGACCAGACTCAGCTCCTCTCTGTCCTCCAGCACACGgctgctcctctctctctctgtccatctCTTTCCTTCTGCCTCTGCATCCATCCAGCTGAGATCCAGTGAGGGAACCATGAAGACTCTGTCTGCTGTTCTGTTCCTGGTGCTGCTCTGCTCTGTGCAGCTCGTCTACAGCAGCA ATGCACCAGGTCTTGCTGCTTCCTGTTGTGCGGATTATTACAACAAAAGGGTCCCACTGAATCAGATTGTCTCCTTCTACGAGACCAGCAGCAGCTGCCCCCAAAAAGGATTAGT GTTTGTGACCAACAGAAACCGGTCTTTCTGTGTAAATCCAGAGGAGGCCTGGGTCAGTACCCATGTCAGTAAGCTGGACAACAGGAAGACCACTGACTGA